The following coding sequences are from one Microtus pennsylvanicus isolate mMicPen1 chromosome 1, mMicPen1.hap1, whole genome shotgun sequence window:
- the LOC142843341 gene encoding carbonyl reductase [NADPH] 3 encodes MSSCSRVALVTGANKGIGFAITRDLCQKFSGDVVLTARDKARGKAAVQQLQAEGLSPRFHQLDIDDLQSIRALRDFLRREYGGLNVLVNNASIAFRMDDSTPFDIQAETTLKTNFFATRNVCTELLPIMKPHGRVVNVSSLQGSKALENCSEDLQEKFRCDTLTEGDLVDLMRKFVEDTRNEVHEREGWPDSAYGVSKLGVTVLSRILARQLDEKRKGDRILLNACCPGWEGSRTAEEGAETPVYLALLPPDATEPQGQLVCDKVVQTW; translated from the exons ATGTCATCCTGCAGCCGCGTGGCGCTGGTGACCGGGGCTAACAAGGGCATAGGCTTCGCCATTACGCGTGACCTCTGTCAGAAGTTCTCCGGAGACGTGGTGCTCACCGCGCGGGACAAGGCGCGTGGCAAGGCGGCGGTGCAGCAGCTGCAGGCGGAGGGCCTAAGCCCGCGCTTCCACCAGCTGGACATCGACGACCTGCAGAGCATCCGCGCCCTGCGCGACTTCCTACGCAGGGAGTATGGGGGACTTAACGTGCTGGTCAACAACGCGAGCATCGCCTTTAGAA TGGATGATTCAACGCCCTTCGACATTCAAGCAGAGACGACACTGAAGACGAACTTCTTCGCCACTAGGAATGTCTGCACGGAGTTACTGCCCATCATGAAGCCACATG ggaGAGTGGTGAACGTCAGCAGTCTACAGGGGTCAAAGGCTCTTGAAAACTGCAGTGAAGATCTTCAGGAAAAGTTCCGATGCGACACCCTTACAGAAGGGGACCTGGTCGACCTCATGAGAAAGTTTGTGGAGGACACCAGAAATGAAGTCCACGAGAGGGAAGGTTGGCCAGACTCAGCCTATGGGGTGTCCAAGCTGGGTGTGACGGTCCTTTCAAGGATCCTGGCCCGGCAGCTggatgagaagaggaaaggagacaggATTCTACTCAATGCCTGCTGCCCGGGCTGGGAGGGCTCCAGGACCGCGGAGGAGGGGGCTGAAACCCCTGTTTActtggccctcctgcctccagatgCCACTGAGCCTCagggccagctggtctgtgacaaAGTTGTGCAAACATGGTGA